CGTGGCGTGCGCGACATGCACTTCCGCTTCGCCGCCGATTCCGTCGGGACCCGCGCCACGCGCGTGCGTGAGCGCGTGCTACCGGCCGGCATCACGGAATCGCTGCCGGGCGAGGGGTTCGTGCCGGCCAAGGGAACGGGTGTGGTGTGTGTCCAGGTTGTGGCCAGCAACGCGTCGTCAAGCTGACCCCTCGACCGGTGTGAGCCTGCGCAGCTTGCGGCGCGCACACGTGCGTCGCAGAATCGCGTATGATCACGACCGCGCGCCTCGCGCTCGACCAGTTCACCTACAGCGACGCGCCGTTCATCGTCGCGCTGCTCACCGACCCCGATTGGCTGCGCTATATCGGCGATCGCGGTGTGCGCACCGTAGACGACGCGCGCGGCTATCTCGAGAACGGACCGATGGCGTCCTACGCGACGAACGGGTTCGGCCTGTACCGCGTGTCGCTGCGGGAGAGCGGCGTACCGATCGGGATGTGTGGACTGCTCAAGCGAGACGCGCTGCCCGTCGTCGATATCGGATTCGCCTTCCTGCCGGCGTATCGCGGGCAGGGGTACGCGTTCGAAGCGGCGGCCGCGATCGTTGCCGACGCCCGTGACAGGCTGGGGCTGACGCGAATCCTGGCGATCGTCACGCCGGAGAATGTCGGCTCGATCCGGGTCCTGCAGAAACTCGGGATGATTCAGGACGGCGAAATCCAGATGCAGGCGGGCGGGGATGCGCTCTGTCTGTTCGTCACCCCGGCCCAATGCGAATAAGGGTTCATGATTAGCTCACGGCGCTATTAAGCCAAAACGCCGTATCCTTTATTAGCGCAATCGTTCGTCAGCGCCCCGGCAGCGGCGGTAAGGCGTCCACGAACTCGATGATCTGCTTGCGGTGCGCGGCTGTGGGCAGCCGACCGATACCGCCACCGATGTTGTCGATCATGTTCTTGGCCTGACTCGTGGCCGGCGTGACCGCCGTGATGGCCGGGTGCGTGAGCGTGAACTTGAGGAAGAACTGCGCCCAGGTGGTGGCGTCGAATTCCTTGGCGAAGGCCGGCAGTTCCTTGCCCGCCGCGCGACGGAACAGGCTGGTGCGTCCGAACGGCGCGTAGGCCAGCACCGCGATCTTCTTCTCAATGGCGAGCGGCAGGATCACGTCTTCTACATCGCGATTGTCGGCGGCGTAGTCCACGCCGATGAAATCGAGCGGCTCGTTGCGCATGACCTCGATGAGCTGCGCGTACTGATTCGGGAACGTGGTCGTGATGCCCACGTAGCGCACGCGGCCGGCCTTCTTGAACTCGCGCACGATAGGCAGCTGCGTGGCCGGGTCGCCCATGTTGTGCACCTGCATGAGATCGATCTTGGGCTGCTTGAAGATCGTAAACGACTTCTCGATCTGCGCGCGCGCGGCCGCGGGATCGGCTTGTGCCCCACCGCGACCGGCCACGTTCACTTTGGCGGCCCAGAACAGCTTGTTGGCGATGCCGAGTTCGTTCACGATGCCGCCGGCCACCACCTCGGAGGCGCCGTAGCTCGGGGCGGTGTCGAACACACGTGCGCCGCGATCGGCCATGGCCTGAAAGACCGCCTTGAGCGCGCTGGCGTCCTCGGCCCGCGCCACGGTGGCGAAGGTGGCCGAGCTCCCGAGTCCGATTACCGGGATCATCTCGCCGGTGCTGGGAATAGCGCGCTGCAGCAGCTGACCCTGCGGGAGGCTGTTGAGGGCGGCGAGCAGGCGAGGCGAGAGGCCGAGCGAGGCGCCGAGTCCGGCGGAGAGGCCGATGAAATCGCGACGATTGATCATGATCGAGTCCAGCGTGCGGGGCGGGAGGGCGAACGGGCGTTCCGGGTAGTAACGTGCTTCGGTGTTCGTCCGCTGGCTATGGACAGGTCCTTCCCCGAACGGGTGTCTCATGTTCCGCCGTCTCGCACCATCCGCTGCTGCCCTGTTGGTGCTCGCGCTGTCTCCCGTCGTGGCGATCGGCGCGCAGTCATCGACCGGAGCAACCACCGCCTTCACTGGCGCGACGCTCATCGACGGCACCGACCGCGCCCCGATCACGAACGCCACGCTGTTGGTGCGCGATGGCCGTGTGGTGGCCGCCGGCGCTTCGGCCCGCGTGACCATTCCGGCCGGGGCCGCACGCGTGTCGCTGGCGGGCAAGGTGATCATGCCCGGCATCATCAACAGTCACGGTCACGCCAGCAGTGCCGGCGATTTGGCGACGTATGCCGCGTATGG
This DNA window, taken from Gemmatimonas sp., encodes the following:
- a CDS encoding GNAT family N-acetyltransferase, which gives rise to MITTARLALDQFTYSDAPFIVALLTDPDWLRYIGDRGVRTVDDARGYLENGPMASYATNGFGLYRVSLRESGVPIGMCGLLKRDALPVVDIGFAFLPAYRGQGYAFEAAAAIVADARDRLGLTRILAIVTPENVGSIRVLQKLGMIQDGEIQMQAGGDALCLFVTPAQCE
- a CDS encoding aldo/keto reductase translates to MRHPFGEGPVHSQRTNTEARYYPERPFALPPRTLDSIMINRRDFIGLSAGLGASLGLSPRLLAALNSLPQGQLLQRAIPSTGEMIPVIGLGSSATFATVARAEDASALKAVFQAMADRGARVFDTAPSYGASEVVAGGIVNELGIANKLFWAAKVNVAGRGGAQADPAAARAQIEKSFTIFKQPKIDLMQVHNMGDPATQLPIVREFKKAGRVRYVGITTTFPNQYAQLIEVMRNEPLDFIGVDYAADNRDVEDVILPLAIEKKIAVLAYAPFGRTSLFRRAAGKELPAFAKEFDATTWAQFFLKFTLTHPAITAVTPATSQAKNMIDNIGGGIGRLPTAAHRKQIIEFVDALPPLPGR